One genomic window of Salvia miltiorrhiza cultivar Shanhuang (shh) chromosome 4, IMPLAD_Smil_shh, whole genome shotgun sequence includes the following:
- the LOC131023383 gene encoding MDIS1-interacting receptor like kinase 2-like, with product MDFGISSRILIMAIVLMKAAEASMSREMQALMNFGWPHNSTTHHCNWIGITCDDAAHVAAMSLQVCPYPTIPLSLNHFDVFAFPHLTRIHLTSYCLKGTIPPQIGYLSNLTYLNLSDNPLNSELPVSLANLTELQILDISHNDHMSYGIYGAIPPEIGSLSKLAHLNLSYNELNTHLPLSLANLTNLHVLDLSYNSIVGVIPPEIGSLSKLTYLKLCHNPLNGELPVSLANLTELQILDISHSRRFYDINGIYGVIPPEIGSLSKLTHLDLSVNRLYGDLPLSLSNLTNLQLLDISENNISSAIPSGIGYLQQLIVLDLSYNSISGSLPSTMIQLTRLEFLKLDFNKLVGVFEAGLQMLPSIKAIGLSWNTIEGRIPFEFGDAANAQFLNIDLSHNHLCGRVPESLSHLDRIDLSYNRLEGRIPLDIWRKFPEESFFGNSELHPPNEAKYPRNAVIVVVTVFGCVFLFSSGLILTFYLRRKAASAATPHDDQRHGDIFKIWNFDGNIAHQDIIQGTADFDFGYCIGTGAYGSVYRAQMPSGKVVVVKKLHRFEGENPSYDMCFRNEARVLSEIRHRHIVKLFGYCLHKRSMFLIYDYMERGSLFSVLKDESEAVELDWKKRVNVVNVSQKATIVKKLQLLYFVK from the coding sequence atgGATTTTGGGATAAGTAGTCGCATTTTGATCATGGCCATAGTGTTGATGAAAGCAGCAGAAGCAAGCATGAGCAGAGAGATGCAGGCATTGATGAATTTTGGGTGGCCTCACAACTCCACAACTCATCACTGCAATTGGATTGGCATTACTTGTGATGATGCTGCTCATGTTGCGGCGATGAGCCTCCAAGTTTGCCCTTATCCTACTATTCCTCTTAGTTTAAACCattttgatgtgtttgcttttCCACATCTCACTAGAATTCATCTCACCTCATATTGTCTCAAAGGAACCATCCCACCACAGATAGGTTACCTCTCCAATCTAACTTATCTCAATTTGTCTGACAATCCTCTAAATAGTGAATTGCCTGTGTCACTTGCAAATCTCACTGAATTGCAGATACTTGACAtttctcataatgatcataTGTCTTATGGCATTTATGGTGCCATTCCGCCTGAGATAGGAAGCTTATCCAAACTAGCTCATCTCAATTTGTCATACAATGAACTCAACACTCATCTGCCTCTCTCACTTGCAAATCTCACTAACTTACATGTGCTTGACCTTTCTTATAACAGCATTGTCGGTGTCATTCCGCCTGAGATAGGAAGTTTATCCAAACTAACTTATCTCAAATTGTGTCACAATCCTCTAAATGGTGAATTGCCTGTGTCACTTGCAAATCTCACTGAATTGCAGATACTTGACATTTCTCATAGTCGTCGGTTTTATGACATAAATGGCATTTATGGTGTCATTCCGCCTGAGATAGGAAGCTTATCCAAACTAACTCATCTCGATTTGTCAGTCAATAGACTCTACGGTGATCTGCCTCTCTCACTTTCAAATCTCACTAACTTACAATTGCTTGACATTTCTGAAAACAACATTTCCAGTGCCATTCCGTCGGGAATAGGTTACCTCCAGCAATTGATTGTTCTTGATTTGAGCTACAACAGCATCAGTGGCTCTCTGCCCTCAACTATGATCCAATTAACAAGATTGGAATTCTTGAAATTGGACTTCAATAAGTTGGTAGGTGTTTTTGAGGCAGGACTACAAATGCTTCCTTCAATTAAAGCAATAGGCCTCAGTTGGAATACAATCGAAGGAAGGATACCTTTTGAGTTTGGAGATGCTGCTAATGCACAGTTCTTGAATATCGATCTGTCTCATAACCATCTTTGTGGTAGAGTTCCCGAATCTCTTTCGCATTTGGATCGAATCGATCTGTCCTACAATCGTTTAGAAGGTCGAATTCCACTAGACATCTGGCGTAAatttccagaggaatcgttctTCGGAAATTCAGAGTTGCATCCTCCAAATGAAGCCAAATATCCTCGAAATGCTGTTATTGTTGTGGTGACAGTATTTGGATGTGTGTTTTTGTTTTCATCAGGTTTGATTCTAACCTTTTACTTAAGAAGGAAAGCAGCCTCTGCAGCCACACCTCATGATGACCAGAGACATGGAGACATATTCAAGATATGGAACTTCGATGGAAACATCGCCCATCAAGACATCATCCAAGGAACAGCAGACTTCGATTTCGGGTACTGCATTGGAACTGGAGCTTACGGGAGCGTCTACAGAGCTCAAATGCCATCTGGAAAAGTCGTTGTTGTCAAAAAGCTTCACAGATTCGAAGGAGAGAATCCTAGTTACGACATGTGTTTCAGGAATGAAGCAAGGGTGCTCTCTGAGATACGCCATCGCCATATTGTCAAGCTTTTCGGTTATTGCCTGCACAAGCGGAGCATGTTCCTCATCTACGACTACATGGAAAGAGGAAGCCTGTTTAGTGTGTTGAAGGACGAGAGCGAAGCCGTGGAGTTAGATTGGAAGAAGAGGGTGAATGTGGTGAATGTTAGTCAAAAAGCAACAATTGTCAAAAAGTTGCAGCTgctttattttgtcaaataa